From a single Pleurodeles waltl isolate 20211129_DDA chromosome 10, aPleWal1.hap1.20221129, whole genome shotgun sequence genomic region:
- the LOC138262318 gene encoding olfactory receptor 5V1-like, with the protein MDIRNKTNMKYFILQGLSDNPKHQTALFALFLTIYFVGIVSNSDVMAAIVTDLKLHSPIYSFIWNLSLMDICVLTTIVPQLFIITISKTKTISYTCCIAQLYIFVGIETIDSLLFGVMAYDRYVAICRPLHYLKAMDRKVCVLLAACSWVGGLLNSLLYSTMIIRLSFCASNLIQSFFCDMPPLLKLSCSDTSINELLILTEGTCVALVSIVTIVFSYICIVSTVLSIRSSEGRSKAFSNCSSHLVVITLYYGTILFTDVRPSSSYTLKRDKAVTVIYTIVTPMLSPFIYSLRNEQMKKALKNMMGRCIIF; encoded by the coding sequence ATGGATATCAGGAACAAGACCAACATGAAGTACTTTATTCTCCAGGGTCTGTCAGACAATCCAAAGCATCAGACTGCACTCTTTGCACTATTCCTTACAATTTACTTTGTTGGGATAGTAAGCAATAGTGACGTAATGGCTGCCATTGTTACTGACTTAAAGCTTCACTCCCCCATTTATTCTTTCATCTGGAACCTGTCACTCATGGACATCTGTGTACTTACAACCATAGTGCCCCAACTTTTCATCATCACCATCTCAAAGACTAAGACCATCTCTTACACATGCTGCATTGCACAGTTGTATATCTTTGTTGGTATTGAGACAATTGACAGTCTCCTATTTGGGGTAATGGCATATGACCGATATGTTGCCATCTGTAGGCCCTTGCATTACCTTAAAGCAATGGACAGGAAGGTTTGCGTCCTGTTGGCGGCCTGTTCCTGGGTAGGTGGTCTCCTAAATTCTCTTCTGTACAGTACAATGATCATCAGactgtcattttgtgcatccaacctgATCCAGAGCTTCTTCTGTGACATGCCTCCACTTCTGAAGCTCTCCTGCTCAGACACCTCCATAAATGAGCTCCTGATTCTCACTGAGGGCACCTGTGTAGCCCTTGTCTCCATTGTTACTATTGTGTTCTCATATATCTGCATTGTCTCAACTGTATTGAGTATCCGTTCAAGTGAGGGGAGGAGTAAGGCCTTTAGTAACTGCTCTTCCCACCTTGTTGTCATCACCTTGTACTATGGGACGATCCTATTCACTGACGTCCGGCCTAGCTCCAGCTACACACTTAAGAGGGATAAAGCAGTGACTGTGATCTACACCATTGTCACCCCCATGCTGAGCCCTTTTATCTACAGCCTCAGAAATGAACAGATGAAAAAGGCTTTAAAAAACATGATGGGTAGATGCATCATCTTTTAA
- the LOC138262319 gene encoding olfactory receptor 1f45-like, whose protein sequence is METKNQTTVKYFILEGLSDNPEQQTSLFALFLTLYLVGLVSNIAVMAAIAADSHLHTPMYFFIWNLSLVDICITTTIVPQLLVSCISHWKTISYSCCIAQLYFFVGMETIDSLLLGAMAYDRYVAICRPLHYCTAMDKKVCSMLIAGSWAVGLLNSLLHSLMIVRLSFCASNLIQSFFCDVPALLKLSCSKTSNNELLILTEGICLALLSIAPIVISYALIISTLLGIRSSERRIKAFSTCSSHLIVVSLYYGTVLFIYFRPTSSYSLRKEKAVTVMYTIVTPMLNPFIYSLRNDKMKVAIKKVMC, encoded by the coding sequence ATGGAAACCAAGAACCAGACCACAGTAAAGTATTTTATTCTCGAAGGTCTATCAGACAATCCGGAGCAGCAGACGTCCCTCTTTGCTCTTTTCCTTACCTTGTACTTGGTTGGGTTAGTAAGTAACATTGCTGTGATGGCTGCTATTGCTGCTGACTCCCATCTTCACACACCCATGTATTTCTTCATCTGGAATCTGTCACTTGTGGACATCTGTATAACAACAACCATAGTGCCTCAGCTCCTCGTCAGCTGCATCTCCCACTGGAAGACCATCTCCTACTCATGCTGCATTGCACAGTTGTACTTCTTTGTTGGTATGGAGACCATTGACAGTCTCCTACTTGGGGCAATGGCCTATGACCGCTATGTAGCCATCTGCAGGCCCCTGCATTACTGTACGGCAATGGACAAGAAGGTCTGTAGCATGTTGATAGCTGGTTCCTGGGCAGTTGGTCTTCTGAATTCTTTGTTGCACAGCCTGATGATAGTCAgattgtcattttgtgcatccaacctaATCCAGAGCTTTTTCTGTGATGTCCCAGCGCTGCTGAAGCTTTCATGCTCTAAAACCTCCAATAATGAGCTCCTAATTCTCACTGAAGGTATTTGCCTAGCCCTGCTGTCTATTGCCCCTATTGTGATCTCATATGCTCTCATCATTTCGACCTTATTGGGTATACGCTCAAGCGAGAGGAGGATTAAGGCCTTCAGCACTTGCTCTTCACACCTCATTGTCGTCAGCTTGTATTATGGTACTGTTCTATTCATCTACTTCCGGCCTACCTCCAGCTACTCATTAAGGAAGGAAAAAGCAGTGACTGTGATGTACACCATTGTCACCCCCATGCTGAACCCTTTTATCTACAGCCTGAGAAATGACAAGATGAAAGTGGCtataaaaaaagtgatgtgttgA